ACCGGCGCACCGGCCGCAGCGGCCTGAAGCTCCCCGCGCTGTCCCTCGGACTGTGGCACAACTTCGGTCCGGACCGCCCGGTGGAGACCCAGCGGGCCATCCTGCGCCGCGCCTTCGACCTCGGCGTCACGCACTTCGACCTGGCCAACAACTACGGCCCGCCGCCCGGCGCCGCCGAGTCGGCGTTCGGCGAGGCCCTGCGGACGGACTTCGCGCCGTACCGGGACGAGATGATCATCTCCACCAAGGCCGGCTATCTGATGTGGCCCGGTCCGTACGGCGAGTGGGGCTCGCGCAAGTGCGTGCTGTCCTCGCTCGACCAGAGCCTGAAGCGGATGGGCCTGGACTACGTCGACATCTTCTACTCGCACCGCCCGGACCCGGAGACTCCGCTGGAGGAGACGATGGGCGCCCTGCACTCGGCGGTGCAGCAGGGCAAGGCGCTCTACGTCGGCGTCTCCAACTACTCGCCCGAGCAGACCCGCGAGGCCGCCCGCATCCTGGGCGAGCTGGGGACCCCGCTGCTCATCCACCAGCCCGCCTACTCGATGCTGAACCGCCGCCCCGAGGAGGAGGGACTGCTCGACGCCCTGGACGAACTCCAGGTCGGCTCGATCGTCTTCTCCCCGCTGGCGCAGGGCCAGCTGACCTCCCGCTACCTCGACGGCATCCCGAAGGACTCGCGGGCCGCGAGCGGCAGCCCGTTCCTGAACGCCGACGCGATCACCGACGAGCTGCTCGGCAAGCTGCGCGCGCTCGACGAGATCGCCAAGACCCGTGGCCAGACGCTGGCCCAGCTGGCCCTGGCGTGGGTGCTGCGCGGCGGCCGGGTGACCTCCGCTCTGGTCGGCGCGAGCAGTGCGCAGCAGATCGAGGACAGCGTCGCCGCGACCCGCAACCTCGACTTCGAC
The DNA window shown above is from Streptomyces chartreusis and carries:
- the mgrA gene encoding L-glyceraldehyde 3-phosphate reductase, whose translation is MYTAHTDRYADMPYRRTGRSGLKLPALSLGLWHNFGPDRPVETQRAILRRAFDLGVTHFDLANNYGPPPGAAESAFGEALRTDFAPYRDEMIISTKAGYLMWPGPYGEWGSRKCVLSSLDQSLKRMGLDYVDIFYSHRPDPETPLEETMGALHSAVQQGKALYVGVSNYSPEQTREAARILGELGTPLLIHQPAYSMLNRRPEEEGLLDALDELQVGSIVFSPLAQGQLTSRYLDGIPKDSRAASGSPFLNADAITDELLGKLRALDEIAKTRGQTLAQLALAWVLRGGRVTSALVGASSAQQIEDSVAATRNLDFDAEELARIEAVLNG